The Streptomyces pactum genome contains a region encoding:
- a CDS encoding PucR family transcriptional regulator, which produces MTDQGTDQQETYLTGYAEILAGVAGTGRRLTRDELEERRLFGEQAAEAGHSLRSLVRLHLDATRASWPDATAASGPGLTDRVLAAVAQAVDAFAEGYERAQHLAVRQEEAARREFIDDLLYGRSDLGRLAERAERFGLVLSHAHAVAVAEGPAAYDDTAPVTRLVETALISRFGDRRVLITTKNGQLICIAPGDQEDVLAFFAKQAYAATDGSRVAIGRPQNGAGGVVHSYEEALSTLELAERLELDEPVLRAADLLVYPVLTRDRQAMADLVLSVLGPLRGARGGAEPLLRTLEAYFDAGCTAAEAARRLSLSVRALTYRLDRIHQLTGANPADPVHRYTLQTAVIGARLLSWPAQEI; this is translated from the coding sequence GTGACGGACCAGGGGACGGACCAGCAGGAGACGTATCTGACCGGGTACGCCGAGATCCTGGCCGGGGTGGCCGGTACCGGGCGCCGGCTGACCCGCGACGAGCTCGAGGAACGGCGGCTCTTCGGTGAGCAGGCCGCGGAGGCGGGGCACAGTCTGCGCAGTCTCGTGCGGCTGCACCTGGACGCCACGCGAGCCTCCTGGCCCGACGCCACGGCCGCCTCCGGCCCGGGTCTCACGGACCGTGTGCTCGCCGCCGTCGCGCAGGCCGTCGACGCCTTCGCCGAGGGTTACGAACGCGCCCAGCACCTCGCCGTACGGCAGGAGGAGGCCGCGCGGCGGGAGTTCATCGACGACCTGCTCTACGGGCGCAGCGACCTGGGCCGGCTGGCCGAACGGGCCGAGCGCTTCGGACTGGTCCTCTCCCACGCCCACGCCGTCGCGGTGGCCGAGGGGCCCGCGGCGTACGACGACACCGCCCCGGTAACCCGGCTCGTGGAGACGGCGCTCATCTCCCGCTTCGGTGACCGGCGCGTGTTGATCACCACGAAGAACGGGCAGCTCATCTGCATCGCGCCGGGCGACCAGGAGGACGTCCTCGCCTTCTTCGCCAAGCAGGCGTACGCGGCCACGGACGGCAGCCGGGTGGCCATCGGGCGCCCCCAGAACGGCGCGGGCGGCGTGGTGCACAGCTATGAGGAGGCGCTGAGCACCCTCGAACTCGCCGAACGGCTGGAGCTCGACGAGCCCGTGCTGCGCGCCGCCGACCTGCTCGTCTACCCGGTGCTCACCCGCGACCGGCAGGCGATGGCCGACCTGGTGCTGAGCGTGCTGGGCCCGCTGCGCGGGGCGCGCGGCGGGGCCGAGCCGCTGCTGCGGACCCTGGAGGCGTACTTCGACGCCGGCTGCACCGCCGCCGAGGCCGCCCGGCGGCTGTCGCTCAGCGTGCGGGCCCTCACCTACCGGCTGGACCGCATCCACCAGTTGACCGGGGCCAACCCCGCCGACCCGGTGCACCGCTACACCCTGCAGACCGCCGTCATCGGGGCGCGGCTGCTGAGCTGGCCCGCCCAGGAGATCTGA
- a CDS encoding helix-turn-helix domain-containing protein: MPIVVDIDVMLAKRKLSVGELAERVGITPANLAVLKNGRAKAVRFTTLAALCDVLECQPGDLLRWEAGGADAGG, from the coding sequence ATGCCGATCGTCGTCGACATCGACGTGATGCTGGCGAAGCGCAAGCTGTCCGTGGGCGAGCTCGCGGAGCGCGTCGGGATCACTCCCGCCAACCTGGCCGTACTCAAGAACGGCCGCGCCAAGGCGGTGCGCTTCACGACGCTCGCCGCGCTCTGCGACGTACTCGAGTGCCAGCCGGGAGACCTGCTGCGCTGGGAGGCCGGGGGCGCGGACGCGGGCGGGTGA
- a CDS encoding APC family permease, producing the protein MSKPPTAAGAPDELRRRLGVPDAVVIGLGAMIGAGIFAALAPAAGAAGSGLLLGLALAAVVAYCNATSSARLAALYPASGGTYVYGRERLGDFWGYLAGWAFVVGKTASCAAMALTVGSYVWPGQAHAVAVAAVVALTAVNYAGVQKSALLTRVIVTVVLAVLAAVAVAALTSGESDAARLDIGSDASFGGVLQAAGLLFFAFAGYARIATLGEEVRDPARTIPRAIPVALGITLVVYAVVAVAVLTVLGPQRLADASAPLSDAAKAAGADWLAPVVRVGAAVAALGSLLALVLGVSRTTLAMARDRHLPHALAAVHPRFKVPHRAELAVGAVVAVVAATADVRGAIGFSSFGVLAYYAIANASAWTLGPDEGRPPRLIPAVGLTGCLVLAFALPPASVATGAAVLALGGAAYAVRRSMTTRRP; encoded by the coding sequence ATGAGCAAACCACCGACCGCCGCGGGCGCACCGGACGAGTTGCGGCGCAGGCTCGGCGTGCCCGACGCCGTGGTGATCGGGCTCGGGGCGATGATCGGCGCGGGGATCTTCGCAGCGCTCGCTCCGGCGGCGGGCGCGGCCGGCTCCGGGCTGCTGCTCGGTCTGGCCCTGGCCGCCGTGGTCGCGTACTGCAACGCGACGTCCTCCGCCCGACTCGCCGCTCTCTACCCGGCCTCCGGAGGCACGTACGTCTACGGCCGTGAGCGCCTGGGCGACTTCTGGGGGTACCTGGCCGGCTGGGCGTTCGTGGTCGGCAAGACCGCGTCCTGCGCGGCGATGGCACTCACGGTCGGCTCGTACGTATGGCCCGGCCAGGCTCATGCGGTCGCGGTCGCGGCGGTGGTGGCGCTGACGGCCGTGAACTACGCGGGCGTGCAGAAGTCCGCCCTCCTCACCCGAGTGATCGTCACGGTCGTCCTCGCCGTCCTCGCCGCCGTGGCCGTCGCCGCCCTCACCTCCGGTGAGTCGGACGCCGCGCGGTTGGACATCGGCTCGGACGCCTCCTTCGGCGGCGTGCTCCAGGCGGCGGGCCTGCTGTTCTTCGCCTTCGCCGGGTACGCCCGCATCGCCACCCTCGGGGAAGAGGTCCGCGACCCCGCCCGCACCATCCCCAGGGCGATCCCGGTCGCGCTCGGCATCACCCTCGTCGTCTACGCCGTCGTCGCCGTCGCCGTGCTGACCGTGCTGGGCCCGCAGAGGCTGGCGGACGCCTCGGCGCCCCTGTCCGACGCCGCGAAGGCCGCGGGCGCCGACTGGCTCGCGCCGGTCGTACGGGTCGGCGCGGCAGTCGCCGCGCTCGGTTCGCTGCTCGCGCTGGTCCTGGGCGTGTCCCGCACCACCCTGGCCATGGCCCGCGACCGGCACCTGCCGCACGCGCTCGCCGCGGTCCACCCCCGCTTCAAGGTGCCGCACCGGGCCGAACTCGCCGTCGGCGCCGTAGTGGCCGTGGTCGCGGCGACGGCGGACGTGCGCGGCGCGATCGGGTTCTCCTCCTTCGGCGTCCTCGCCTACTACGCCATCGCCAACGCCTCAGCCTGGACCCTCGGCCCCGACGAGGGACGCCCCCCTCGCCTCATCCCCGCGGTCGGGCTGACCGGCTGCCTGGTGCTGGCCTTCGCCCTGCCACCGGCCTCGGTCGCGACCGGTGCCGCGGTACTGGCCCTGGGCGGCGCCGCCTACGCCGTACGCCGATCGATGACCACTCGCAGGCCGTAG
- a CDS encoding DUF2975 domain-containing protein codes for MGKLTVLALRGVIGMLLAGSVFIQAVLVWLLAAGSSDPDAALAAVRTPVFLIVVLGAAAAQTVLVCVWRLVTMVRRGTVFSLGAFRYVHVVIGAFVAAALLVFTLAVLLAPGEAVAPGIVLLLGGAVVAILGVALVVLVLRMLLAQAVARDIEAARMRAELAEVI; via the coding sequence ATGGGAAAGCTGACAGTGCTCGCGCTGCGCGGCGTGATCGGGATGCTGCTCGCCGGCTCGGTGTTCATCCAGGCCGTACTGGTCTGGCTGCTGGCGGCCGGATCGAGCGACCCCGACGCCGCCCTGGCGGCCGTCCGCACGCCGGTGTTCCTGATCGTCGTCCTGGGAGCCGCGGCGGCCCAGACCGTCCTGGTCTGCGTCTGGCGGCTGGTGACGATGGTGCGGCGGGGCACCGTGTTCTCCCTCGGCGCGTTCCGGTACGTCCATGTCGTGATCGGTGCCTTCGTCGCGGCCGCGCTCCTGGTGTTCACGCTCGCGGTCCTCCTGGCACCGGGCGAGGCCGTCGCGCCCGGCATCGTGCTCCTGCTGGGCGGGGCCGTCGTGGCGATCCTCGGCGTCGCGCTGGTCGTGCTCGTGCTGCGGATGCTGCTCGCCCAGGCCGTCGCCCGCGACATCGAGGCGGCGCGGATGCGGGCCGAGCTGGCGGAGGTGATCTGA
- a CDS encoding ATP-binding cassette domain-containing protein gives MPSSVMPTSKQGDGRPAPAAVSAVGLRKSYGDKTVLDGIDLHIPAGSVFALLGPNGAGKTTAVKILSTLVTADAGQARVAGHDLTADPQAVRTAIGVTGQFSAVDGLITGEENMLLMADLHHLPKQEGRRTTTELLARFDLTEAAKKPAATYSGGMKRRLDIAMTLVGDPRIIFLDEPTTGLDPRSRHNMWQIIRELVTTGVTVFLTTQYLEEADQLADRIAVLHNGRIAAQGTAEELKRLIPGGHVRLRFSDPAAYHHAATTLREITRNDDTLTLHLPSDGSQRALRSLLDRLDTTGIEADELTVHTPDLDDVFFALTGPDIPDQPKETVR, from the coding sequence ATGCCTTCGTCTGTCATGCCCACGTCCAAACAAGGGGACGGTCGACCGGCGCCGGCCGCCGTCTCCGCAGTCGGTCTGCGCAAGTCGTACGGCGACAAGACCGTCCTCGACGGCATCGACCTGCACATCCCGGCCGGGTCGGTGTTCGCGCTGCTCGGTCCGAACGGCGCGGGCAAGACCACCGCCGTCAAGATCCTTTCCACCCTCGTCACCGCCGACGCCGGGCAGGCCCGGGTCGCCGGCCACGACCTCACCGCCGACCCCCAGGCCGTACGCACCGCGATCGGCGTCACCGGGCAGTTCTCCGCCGTCGACGGACTGATCACCGGCGAGGAGAACATGCTCCTCATGGCCGACCTGCACCACCTGCCCAAACAGGAAGGACGACGGACCACCACCGAACTACTGGCCCGCTTCGACCTCACCGAGGCCGCGAAGAAGCCCGCCGCCACCTACTCCGGCGGCATGAAACGCCGCCTCGACATCGCCATGACCCTCGTCGGCGACCCACGGATCATCTTCCTCGACGAACCCACCACCGGCCTCGACCCCCGCTCCCGCCACAACATGTGGCAGATCATCCGCGAACTCGTCACCACCGGCGTCACCGTCTTCCTCACCACCCAGTACCTCGAAGAAGCCGACCAACTCGCCGACCGCATCGCCGTACTCCACAACGGCCGCATCGCCGCCCAAGGCACCGCCGAGGAACTCAAACGACTCATCCCCGGCGGACACGTACGACTGCGCTTCTCCGACCCGGCCGCCTACCACCACGCCGCCACCACCCTGCGCGAGATCACCCGCAACGACGACACCCTGACCCTCCACCTCCCCTCCGACGGCAGCCAGCGCGCACTGCGCTCCCTCCTCGACCGGCTCGACACCACCGGCATCGAGGCGGACGAACTCACCGTCCACACCCCCGACCTCGACGACGTGTTCTTCGCCCTCACCGGCCCCGACATCCCCGACCAGCCCAAGGAGACCGTCCGATGA
- a CDS encoding zinc-ribbon domain-containing protein produces the protein MIIFGTKGYLYQLAILTLVCGQCGNPSAHTLRKRVTKFTLFFVPLFPFSTKYLTQCTFCGAEQQVTKEQADQLQTQAVSGQGGQGGPGGQAYGQSQQHPYQRP, from the coding sequence GTGATCATCTTCGGCACCAAGGGATACCTCTACCAGCTCGCGATACTGACGCTGGTGTGCGGCCAGTGCGGCAACCCCTCCGCGCACACGCTCAGGAAGCGCGTCACGAAGTTCACGCTGTTCTTCGTGCCGCTGTTCCCGTTCTCCACGAAGTACCTGACGCAGTGCACCTTCTGCGGCGCCGAGCAGCAGGTGACCAAGGAACAGGCGGACCAGCTCCAGACGCAGGCCGTGAGCGGCCAGGGCGGCCAGGGCGGTCCCGGCGGCCAGGCGTACGGGCAGTCGCAGCAGCATCCCTACCAGCGGCCGTGA
- a CDS encoding toxin-antitoxin system HicB family antitoxin, translated as MDLTPYVDTLRRELAVAAEAGGEEARELAERLTAPLESATRLTMLNVLSAAMDEITRELAPGSVDVRLRGLDPDFVVTPPPTGDSAPAEPAAPAEPFRTPTPADGDEGGTARVNLRLPAHLKARAEEAASREGLSVNAWLVRAVSAAVEGDTRPRTPERAHTVGQSFTGWVR; from the coding sequence ATGGATCTCACCCCGTATGTCGACACCCTCCGCCGTGAACTCGCGGTGGCCGCCGAAGCCGGCGGCGAGGAGGCGCGCGAGCTGGCCGAGAGGCTCACCGCTCCCCTGGAGTCGGCGACCCGGCTGACCATGCTCAACGTGCTCTCCGCCGCGATGGACGAGATCACCCGTGAACTCGCCCCCGGCTCGGTCGACGTACGGCTGCGCGGGCTCGACCCCGACTTCGTGGTGACCCCGCCACCCACCGGCGACAGTGCCCCCGCGGAGCCTGCCGCGCCCGCCGAACCATTCAGGACCCCGACCCCGGCCGACGGCGACGAGGGCGGCACCGCCCGGGTCAACCTGCGCCTGCCGGCCCACCTCAAGGCGCGCGCCGAGGAGGCCGCGAGCCGCGAGGGCCTCTCGGTCAACGCGTGGCTGGTGCGGGCCGTGTCGGCGGCGGTCGAAGGTGACACCCGGCCTCGTACGCCGGAGAGGGCCCACACCGTCGGACAGAGCTTCACGGGCTGGGTGCGCTAG
- a CDS encoding potassium/proton antiporter produces MTLPELYLTLLIGGTVLLASIAAARAAHRVGLPALLLFLAVGVVAGEDGLGLEFDDAQLAQALGTAALAVILVDGGLTTRWSDVRRLLAPAGVLATAGVAVSVAVTAAGAHWLLGMEWHLALLLGAIVSSTDAAAVFAVLRALPLPQKVTGLVEAESGFNDAPTIILVLIFSTTTAGDLPGPAPVVGNLLYQLLVGGTLGVLIGRLGAAALRHIALPATGLYPLATVGFGIVAFAAAGAVNASGIIAAYLSGLVLGNAELPHRAATRSFAEGAGWLAQIGLFVMLGLLVDPSELPSAILPALAVGLVLLLVARPVSVVLCLLPFRVPWREQAFISWAGLRGAVPIVLATFPIVAGVAGAVDVLNIVFVLVVLFTLVQGPTLPAAARLLRLTRSDALREIQVETAPLDVLDADLLTVAIPRGSRLHGVAVFELRLPPPTVLTLIVRDGITVVPDHDTVLRAGDELLLITTPLTREATERRLRAIGRRGKLARWLGEQGAPEPEPEPQPGTPTRTTARAPR; encoded by the coding sequence ATGACCCTGCCCGAGCTGTACCTGACCTTGCTGATCGGCGGCACGGTGCTGCTGGCCAGCATCGCCGCCGCCCGCGCCGCCCACCGGGTCGGCCTGCCCGCCCTGTTGCTGTTCCTCGCGGTCGGCGTCGTCGCCGGAGAGGACGGGCTGGGGCTGGAGTTCGACGACGCCCAGTTGGCCCAGGCGCTGGGCACCGCCGCCCTGGCGGTCATTCTCGTCGACGGCGGTCTGACCACCAGGTGGAGCGACGTCAGACGGCTGCTCGCCCCCGCCGGCGTGCTCGCCACCGCGGGTGTGGCCGTCTCCGTCGCGGTGACCGCCGCCGGCGCCCACTGGCTGCTGGGCATGGAATGGCACCTGGCTCTGCTGCTCGGTGCGATCGTCTCCTCCACCGACGCCGCCGCGGTCTTCGCCGTACTGCGCGCGCTGCCGCTGCCGCAGAAGGTGACGGGGCTGGTGGAGGCCGAGTCCGGTTTCAACGACGCCCCAACCATCATCCTGGTCCTGATCTTCTCCACCACCACCGCAGGCGACCTGCCCGGCCCCGCCCCGGTCGTCGGCAACCTGCTCTACCAACTCCTCGTCGGCGGCACGCTCGGGGTGCTGATCGGCCGCCTGGGTGCCGCCGCGCTCCGGCACATCGCACTCCCCGCGACCGGCCTGTACCCGCTCGCCACGGTCGGGTTCGGCATCGTCGCCTTCGCCGCGGCCGGAGCGGTGAACGCCAGCGGCATCATCGCCGCCTACCTCTCCGGCCTCGTCCTCGGCAACGCCGAGCTGCCCCACCGCGCCGCCACCCGCTCCTTCGCCGAAGGCGCCGGATGGCTGGCCCAGATCGGCCTGTTCGTCATGCTCGGCCTGCTCGTCGACCCCAGCGAACTGCCCTCCGCGATCCTCCCGGCGCTCGCCGTCGGCCTGGTTCTGCTGCTGGTCGCCCGCCCCGTCTCCGTCGTCCTGTGCCTGCTGCCCTTCCGCGTCCCCTGGCGCGAGCAGGCGTTCATCTCGTGGGCGGGGCTGCGCGGAGCGGTCCCCATCGTGCTCGCCACGTTCCCCATCGTCGCCGGGGTCGCCGGTGCCGTCGACGTACTGAACATCGTCTTCGTCCTCGTCGTCCTCTTCACCCTCGTACAGGGCCCCACCCTGCCCGCCGCCGCCCGCCTCCTGCGTCTGACCCGCTCCGACGCGCTGCGCGAGATCCAGGTCGAGACCGCCCCGCTCGACGTCCTGGACGCCGACCTGCTCACCGTGGCCATTCCTCGGGGCTCCCGCCTGCACGGCGTCGCCGTCTTCGAACTGCGCCTGCCGCCCCCGACGGTCCTCACTTTGATCGTGCGCGACGGCATCACCGTCGTTCCCGACCACGACACCGTGCTGCGCGCCGGCGACGAACTCCTGCTCATCACCACCCCCCTCACCCGGGAGGCCACGGAACGCCGCCTGCGCGCCATCGGCCGACGCGGCAAACTCGCCCGCTGGCTCGGCGAACAGGGCGCCCCGGAACCGGAACCGGAACCGCAGCCGGGGACGCCGACGCGGACCACGGCACGAGCGCCACGCTGA
- a CDS encoding amidinotransferase translates to MAVAQEPGVAEAAEPAASPVSSHNEWDPLEEVVVGRLEGATIPSDHPVVTCNVPPWAARLQGLAAGFRYPRVLIERAQRELDGFVALLQSLGITVTRPDAVDHRQRFSTPDWSSRGFCNTCPRDCLLVVGDEIIETPMAWPCRYFETHSYRPILKDYFRRGARWTAAPKPQLTDDLYEPDFRTPAAGEPMRHILTEFEPVFDAADFVRAGRDLFVTRSNVTNRMGIEWLRRHLGPGYRVHEIESRCRTPMHIDTTFVPLAPGRALVNPEYVDVDRLPDVLRSWEILTAPEPEPIDDRMLKITSMCGKWLSMNVLAVGDGRVIAERHHTGMLRALESWGFEPIPCDLLHYAPFGGSFHCATLDVRRRGTLESYTG, encoded by the coding sequence ATGGCGGTGGCGCAGGAGCCGGGTGTTGCGGAAGCGGCGGAACCCGCCGCTTCGCCGGTCAGTTCCCACAACGAGTGGGACCCGCTGGAGGAGGTCGTCGTCGGGCGGCTGGAGGGCGCGACGATTCCCTCCGACCACCCGGTCGTGACCTGCAACGTCCCGCCGTGGGCGGCCCGGTTGCAGGGACTCGCCGCCGGCTTCAGGTATCCGCGCGTCCTGATCGAACGGGCGCAGCGCGAGCTCGACGGATTCGTCGCCCTCCTCCAGTCCCTCGGCATCACGGTCACCCGGCCGGACGCCGTCGACCACCGGCAGCGCTTCAGCACCCCGGACTGGTCCTCACGCGGTTTCTGCAACACCTGCCCGCGCGACTGCCTGCTCGTGGTCGGCGACGAGATCATCGAGACGCCGATGGCCTGGCCGTGCCGCTACTTCGAGACCCACTCCTACCGCCCGATCCTCAAGGACTACTTCCGGCGCGGCGCGCGCTGGACGGCCGCCCCGAAGCCCCAGCTCACCGACGACCTCTACGAACCGGACTTCCGCACCCCCGCGGCGGGCGAGCCGATGCGCCACATCCTCACCGAGTTCGAACCGGTCTTCGACGCGGCGGACTTCGTCCGCGCGGGACGCGACCTCTTCGTCACCCGCAGCAACGTCACCAACCGCATGGGCATCGAATGGCTGCGCCGCCATCTCGGCCCCGGCTACCGCGTCCACGAGATCGAGAGCCGCTGCCGCACGCCCATGCACATCGACACGACGTTCGTTCCCCTCGCGCCCGGCCGGGCACTGGTCAACCCGGAGTACGTCGACGTCGACCGACTCCCGGACGTCCTGCGCTCGTGGGAGATCCTGACCGCACCCGAACCCGAGCCGATCGACGACCGCATGCTCAAGATCACCTCGATGTGCGGCAAGTGGCTCAGCATGAACGTCCTCGCCGTCGGCGACGGGCGGGTCATCGCGGAACGGCACCACACCGGCATGCTGCGCGCGCTGGAGAGCTGGGGCTTCGAACCGATCCCGTGCGACCTGCTGCACTACGCGCCGTTCGGCGGCTCGTTCCACTGCGCGACCCTCGACGTACGGCGCCGCGGCACGCTCGAGTCGTACACCGGCTGA
- a CDS encoding DUF4097 family beta strand repeat-containing protein — MPSFDTPEPIAVTAHVGAGSIRFTAGDRLDTVVEVRPADPMRDKDVRAAEQTEVSYASGALTISTKERRFIGPTGAVDVSVGLPAGSRVDATGSWTQVLGEGRLGEVRVKTSGGDVRLDATGPLQLTASHGSVTVDRVEGAAEITTSSGSVRVGLIDGPAVLKNSHGATTVGTAIGDLRVRHANGDINVTRAEGSLAAITAYGTLRVGEVARGDVRLETSYGAIEVGIREGTAAWLDAHANAGQVRNTLTVSDTPGETEDTVKVRARTKYGNIDVRRAKV, encoded by the coding sequence ATGCCTTCTTTCGACACGCCCGAACCGATCGCGGTGACCGCCCACGTGGGCGCCGGTTCCATCCGTTTCACCGCGGGTGACCGACTCGACACGGTCGTCGAGGTGCGACCCGCCGACCCGATGCGGGACAAGGACGTACGGGCCGCCGAGCAGACCGAGGTCTCCTATGCGAGCGGCGCCCTGACGATCAGCACGAAGGAGCGTCGATTCATCGGACCCACCGGCGCCGTCGACGTGTCGGTGGGACTGCCCGCAGGCTCGCGCGTCGACGCGACCGGCTCCTGGACGCAGGTCCTCGGCGAAGGCCGGCTCGGCGAGGTCCGGGTGAAGACCTCCGGCGGTGACGTCCGCCTGGACGCGACGGGTCCGCTCCAACTGACCGCCTCCCACGGCTCGGTCACCGTGGACCGGGTGGAGGGCGCGGCCGAGATCACCACCAGCTCCGGCAGCGTGCGCGTCGGCCTCATCGACGGGCCCGCCGTCCTGAAGAACTCGCACGGCGCCACGACCGTCGGCACCGCGATCGGCGACCTGCGGGTGAGGCACGCCAACGGCGACATCAACGTCACCCGCGCCGAGGGCTCGCTCGCCGCCATCACCGCCTACGGCACGCTGCGGGTGGGCGAGGTGGCCCGCGGAGACGTGCGGTTGGAGACCTCCTACGGCGCCATCGAGGTCGGCATCCGCGAGGGTACGGCCGCCTGGCTCGACGCGCACGCGAACGCCGGGCAGGTGCGCAACACACTCACCGTGTCCGACACCCCGGGGGAGACGGAGGACACCGTCAAGGTCCGGGCCCGTACCAAGTACGGCAACATCGACGTCCGCCGCGCCAAGGTCTGA
- a CDS encoding DUF3040 domain-containing protein, whose translation MPGPDGSDDHRLSDIESRLHRDDPRFAHALDAGRPRPPREYRNLRARLLLATALAVLCSGIVLAHGLLIASGLVLAGIAVESFDPHRHARGGRYPPPRSWPRS comes from the coding sequence ATGCCCGGACCCGACGGATCCGACGACCACCGGCTCAGTGACATCGAGTCCCGCCTGCACCGCGACGACCCCCGGTTCGCCCACGCCCTCGACGCCGGCCGTCCCCGCCCACCACGCGAGTACCGGAACCTCCGGGCCCGGCTGCTGCTCGCCACCGCCCTGGCGGTGCTGTGCTCCGGGATCGTCCTGGCCCACGGGCTGCTCATCGCATCCGGCCTGGTCCTCGCCGGCATCGCCGTGGAGTCCTTCGACCCGCACCGGCACGCCCGCGGCGGCCGGTACCCTCCGCCCCGGTCCTGGCCCCGGTCGTGA
- a CDS encoding zinc-binding dehydrogenase: MRAVVLHEFGSAENLRYETVPDPVPGPGEVRVSVRAAGVHQIETAMRAGLEIGPPLPRLPAIFGGEVAGVVESTGPDVDEAWIGAEVVTSHGSPGGYAELAVAAVDSLHRIPAGLGHEAAVTMVVTGSTTIGLLDIARLTSDDVVLVTSAAGGIGRLVVQFARRLGATVIGAAGGPAKTAAVRELGADVAVDYDLADWAGTVRDALGGRGVTVVVDGVEGDKGRAAFGLLAEGGRYVTIGAASREEFRPEEAELKERGVRFTDALALLLEGQDRSADEARALAEAADGKLVPAFQTFPLSQAAAAHAALESRATTGKVVLVPDARG, encoded by the coding sequence ATGCGCGCCGTCGTGCTGCACGAGTTCGGTTCGGCTGAGAACCTCCGTTACGAGACAGTGCCCGACCCCGTGCCGGGGCCGGGCGAGGTCCGTGTGTCGGTGAGGGCCGCGGGAGTCCACCAGATCGAGACGGCGATGCGGGCGGGTCTGGAGATCGGCCCGCCGCTTCCCCGGCTCCCGGCGATCTTCGGTGGAGAGGTGGCCGGCGTCGTCGAGTCGACCGGGCCGGACGTGGACGAGGCCTGGATCGGCGCCGAGGTGGTGACCTCGCACGGCAGCCCGGGAGGTTACGCGGAGCTCGCCGTCGCCGCTGTCGACTCCCTGCACCGGATCCCCGCCGGACTGGGTCACGAGGCCGCCGTCACCATGGTCGTCACCGGCAGCACCACCATCGGCCTGCTCGACATCGCGCGGCTCACCTCCGACGACGTCGTCCTCGTCACGTCCGCGGCCGGTGGGATCGGCCGTCTGGTCGTCCAGTTCGCCCGCCGCCTCGGTGCCACGGTCATCGGCGCGGCAGGCGGACCGGCCAAGACCGCGGCCGTGCGGGAGCTGGGGGCCGATGTGGCCGTCGACTACGACCTGGCGGACTGGGCGGGCACCGTCCGGGACGCGTTGGGCGGGCGCGGTGTCACAGTCGTCGTGGACGGTGTCGAGGGCGACAAGGGGCGGGCCGCGTTCGGGCTGCTGGCCGAGGGCGGGCGCTACGTCACCATCGGCGCGGCCTCCCGGGAGGAGTTCCGGCCGGAGGAGGCGGAGTTGAAGGAGCGCGGCGTCCGCTTCACCGACGCGCTTGCCCTGTTGCTGGAGGGCCAGGACCGGTCGGCCGACGAGGCTCGCGCGCTCGCGGAGGCCGCCGACGGCAAGCTGGTGCCCGCCTTCCAGACCTTCCCCCTGTCGCAGGCCGCCGCGGCACACGCCGCCCTGGAGTCGCGGGCGACGACGGGAAAGGTCGTTCTCGTCCCGGACGCACGGGGGTGA
- a CDS encoding ABC transporter permease, whose translation MSTLSLALRDSSTMLRRNLLHARRYPSLTLNLLLTPVMLLLLFVYVFGDVMSTGIGGHNADRSDYIAYLVPGLLLMTIGSTTIGTAVSVSMDMTEGIIARFRTMAIHRGSVLTGHVIGSVLQSVMSVVLVGAVAVAIGFRSTDATALEWLAALGLLVLFTLALTWIAVGMGLISPNAEAASNNAMPMILLPLLSSAFVPIDAMPGWFQPIAEYQPFTPAIETLRGLLLGTEIGHNGWLAIAWCLGLAVLGYVWSASKFNRDPE comes from the coding sequence ATGAGCACCCTCTCCCTCGCCCTGCGGGACTCCTCCACCATGCTGCGCCGCAACCTCCTGCACGCCCGGCGCTACCCGTCCCTCACCCTGAACCTGCTGCTCACACCCGTCATGCTCCTGCTGCTCTTCGTCTACGTCTTCGGCGACGTGATGAGCACCGGCATCGGCGGCCACAACGCCGACCGCTCCGACTACATCGCCTACCTCGTACCCGGCCTGCTCCTGATGACCATCGGCTCCACCACCATCGGCACCGCGGTGTCCGTGTCCATGGACATGACCGAGGGCATCATCGCCCGCTTCCGCACCATGGCCATCCACCGCGGCTCCGTCCTCACCGGCCACGTCATCGGCAGCGTGCTCCAGTCGGTCATGAGCGTCGTCCTCGTCGGCGCCGTCGCCGTCGCCATCGGCTTCCGCTCCACCGACGCCACCGCCCTCGAATGGCTCGCGGCCCTCGGACTCCTCGTGCTCTTCACCCTGGCCCTCACCTGGATCGCCGTCGGCATGGGCCTGATCAGCCCCAACGCCGAAGCCGCGAGCAACAACGCGATGCCGATGATCCTGCTGCCCCTCCTGTCCAGCGCCTTCGTCCCCATCGACGCGATGCCGGGCTGGTTCCAGCCGATCGCCGAGTACCAGCCCTTCACCCCCGCCATCGAAACCCTCCGCGGACTGCTCCTCGGCACCGAGATCGGCCACAACGGCTGGCTCGCCATCGCCTGGTGCCTGGGACTGGCCGTACTCGGTTACGTCTGGTCCGCGTCCAAGTTCAACCGAGACCCGGAGTAA